gCCTCTATTTTAttcctgctttttatttatttatccatttatttatttattttttcctcggGCCTAAGGAAACAAACCTGTCTCTATTTTTAACAAACAACTCTGGGTGGATGTTGAAATAAAAACTGGCGTATttagcctggcacagtggctaaagcctgtagtcccagccaagGAGTtcgaggttccagtgagctatgatcacaccgctTCACTCCAGGTTGGGCCATGGAGTCAGACCCCatatcaaaaatcaaaaaactaggccaggcgcggtggctcacgcctgtaatcctagcactctgggaggccgaggcgggaggatcgctcaaagtcaggagttcgagaccagcctgagcaagagcaagacccccatctctactaaaaatagaaagaaattatctggacagctaaaaatatatatagaaaaaattagccgggcatggtggcgcattgcctgtagtcccagctacttgggaggctgaggcaggattacttgagcccaggagtttgaggttgctgtgagctaggctgacgccacggcactcactctagcccgggcaacaaagcgagactctgtctcaaaaaataaataaaaataaaaaaactaacatATTTGATCTATAATAAAACTGTgcaaccaacaaacaaacaaacaaaacacacttAATGTTTTACGTGCAAAACAGAGTCAAGTTTGAGGCTCAGGTAATTACAAAGTTTTTCACTGTGTAAATGTCCAATGGGGCATTCTAAAGTTATGCAcaacaattttttattgtgggAGGATATCTTAGCATTCAAGGCCCCCACCCACTAAATGGCAACAGCGTCCCCCATCATTGTGACAACCAAAGTCGTGGCCCCCACAATCACAAAACGCCCTCTTGCCGTAGTGCCTTTGCTACTGGGGACTTCTGGGCTTGCGGTTGCCGTCTGTGGTTAACAGTTCCCTGCCGTAAAGCAATTTCTCAAGCTCAGCACTAGTGACGTTTTGGGCCAGTTAATATTTTGGTAGGAGGGGTTTTCCCGTGCATTGTACAAAGTtgagcagcacccctggcctctaccccTTAGATGTGCCTGCCACCACACCACcttcccagctgtgacaaccaggTACggctccagacactgccaaatgtcccctgggggcaaaattgacccagttgagaaccactgctaagAACCTGGTCACCAAGGGCTGACCTGCTTTTCACCGAGCCAGGAGCTGTCCTCCACAAGGAGACTGACCCAGAGGCTGGTGACTGGGTAGAACCTGGGGAGGACAGCGACTGAGTCTACAGGGATGCGGGACAGAGGTATTtagccaggcctggggcagggctccGAAGCCTTCGTGCATGAGGTGGCCACTCTCAGCTAAATCTCTAAGGGAAAGAGTTAGCTAGGCAGGGTGCAGAGGTGATAAATCAAGAGCTGGACTTGATCTGAAGCCAATGGGGGtgaagagttctttttttttttttttttttttgagacagagtctcactctgttgcccaggctagagtgccgtggcatcagcctagctcacagcaacctcaaactcctgggctcaagtaatcctactgcctcagcctcccgagtagctgggactacaggcatgggccactatgcccggctaattttttctatatatttttagttgttcagctaatttctttctgtttttagtagagacggggtttcgctcttgctcaggctggtctcgaactcctgaccttgagccatccacttgcctcggcctcccaaagtgctaggattacaggcgtgagccactgcgcccggccgggGGTGAAGAGTTTTAAGCCAGCAAATGGGGTGCTCATGTTGGAGCAGAGGAGGCAAGAGCGGGGCTCGGGGAGCTCTCCAGGCCATCAGTGATGGGCTGAGCCTGGGCAGCCTCTGAAGGGTGGGAGAAGAGTGGGCAAGGTAGGGTGATGCTTAGGTGGTAAAATGGGAGGACCAGAGGATTGCTGAGATGCGGAAGGTAGGCAGAGGACAGGCTGGGCCACAGCTGGGTGGAGGTGGCTTGGGTGGATGGAGGTGCTAGTAACTGAGCTGAGGAACTAAGAATGTTGGGGTTGCATTTGAGGGCTGTCACCTCTCCCTGTCACTCACTCCACTCTAGCCACACCAGCCTCCTTGCCGGCTGACCTCCCTCCCCCCAGTGcatttctgcctcagggcctttgcacttgccattccCTTCATCTACATGCTCTTCCAGGAGACAGCTTCATGGCCAGCCCCATGCTACATCCTGTTTAAGTCTCACCGGCTCAGGAATGGCATTCTCTCCCCTTACTCTTACTGCTACCTGACCTATGTTCTATATCCACCTATTGTCTGCCTTCCCACCAGaaggtaagctccatgagggcaagtgTTGTTCACCAACAAAGCCCGGCATCTGGATCTGCCCCGTTCTATGCGCAGTCACTTGGCACATGTGGAGGTTGAGGCTTGCAAATGTGGCCGGTCCAAACTGAGACGCGCTCTAAGTGTCATACCAAGTCTtagtatgaagaaaaagaatgtaaaatatctcctTCATACTTTTAATATCCATGATgctttgaaatgatattttgggtATATtgggttaaagaaaatatattactaaaattaatttcacttgtttccttttacttttttaatgtgactattGAGAAACTTGAAATTACACATGTGGCTCACATCCTATTTCTATCAGATGATGCTGATCTCAAAcactgcctgacacatagtgagtgctcagtaaatgcttggtGAATGAATATATCCAGAAAACAGCTGGACATCCAAGTCTAAGTGTGCATGGAGGGGTCTAGGCTGCAGATACTGAATTGTCATCAAAGAGATAGTGGTGCCAGTTGTCAGTGTAGATAAGTGCTTGGGCCTGGCAATGGTCTGGGCCTGGGGACACCTTCAGTTTCTCATCCAACACATACTCActaagcacctattatgtgccatgGTCGGGGAGAGCGATGCCATCCTGCAGGAGAGGTGCTCCTCCCAGGGAAGCATCGTACCCTGGGGCcctagctctgacttggggtgggggccACCATGGAAGGCCTCTCCCTAAAGGCATCTGTTTTCTTCCCAAGTGAGGCCAAAAAAGCCTTAGCTAGGGTAGAAGGAGGCTGTAGAGAGAGGGTGGCTGCTCTGGGCAAAGGAACAACATGTTCTAACACTTGGGCATGGTGCTTGTTAAGAACAGAAAATGGGGTATCATTAGGAGCCCAGGAACCAGGGGGAAGCCAATATGCAGGTCGGGCCACGTCAGCAGGGTCTGATGAGGCCCCTGGATTTGTCACTTAGGTCCTGGGTGGTCTTATGGAGAGCAGTGCACCCGGGTGGTGAAGCAGGAGGACAGatgggcaggggagaggcaggagggggtgTGAAGCGGCCCTGCAGACAGTTCTTTGAACGCCTGGGAGGAAGAAGGGGGAAACCAGGGCCAGGCGCACGTCTGCTTTGCGGGGAGGTCCCCCCGAGGATGGAAGGGACTTAACCATGTTTATAGAGGAGGGAAGCAGCAGCGGGGCGGGGAGGGTGAAGacggaagaggaaaggaaaacactctctgggctgccctcccaccccacacccaccctcaCTCCCCGGCCACAAGGCGGACAGTGTGGTTGTGCTCCCAGCCCGGGGGACTGAGGCCTGCCCTGGGAATGGGGTGCTCCCTTCCTCCGCTTCCTGGGTGGGCTCTCAGGAGGGGAGACCTCCTCTGCCCCTGCAGGTGGGCTGGGTTCAGGCAGTAGGGAGGGAGCCATGGTGGCTGCTGCTGGCATTGGATCCTGGACACACTCAGAGCTCACACCAGACGTACATGTGCACATACAGAGAGCTCACAGGATGTACAGGTGTGCACACACAGAGTTCACGGGTGCACACATAGCCCATGCAGGAGGGacatgtgcacgtgtgcacaaTGTACTCAGAGCTCACAAAGATGTACTTGTCCACGTGGGTGCACACGTAGTTCACACAGGACACACGTGTGTCCGTGTGCAAGCATGCACCCAAGGACctcacacatgcatgcatatacacGGAGCTCACACAGGCTTTacatgtgcacgtgcacacacagctcacagtgcatgtgtgtgtgtacatgtgtgtgtgtacatgtgtgcacactcACAGGGATACCACATGGGGGCCACTCCTCTCTCAAGAGAGCACCTGGGAATGCTGGTATCACAATTGGTTTTGTCCGCAGTAAAACACCCAGGTCACCTACTGCCCTCCACCTTCCACTCTGCTCTGCTCACTTCCTATCCACTCTCTCAGGCCCCGGCCTCCGTCCTTTCCACCTGGATCGTGGCACTGAGGACCTCAGTGAGTTCATTCTCCGCCCCCAGCTCCGCGGGCCACGGCTGCTGCCAGCGGCAGCTGGGAGGGAGCACCCGGCAGGTGCGATGCCGCCCCGCGGGGCCATCTCCTGCGGAAGTCACTTCTTGCTTCTGCAGTGACGCCGAGCTGGTGGGGTCCCCACCAGCCTCGGACCTCACTGTCCGCCCGAGGCAGTGCCCCTTGCTAGATGGCCAGGTCCTGGCGGCCAGTGGCCAGCGACACCTTGCTGCGGCCGCTGCCGCCCTCGCCGTCTCCGGACGGCGGCCTGTGCGCATAGGCGGGTGGGGCGTAGGGGTCCTGGCTGGGGCGCCGGGAGGGCACgcctggcggcggcggcgggagcagCTTCTGCGCCTCCTCGTGCGCGCGGCTGCAGCCGTTGTCGCGCTCCCCGGCGCGCGGGCGGCCCTTCCAGAGCAGGTGGCCCAGCTCGGCCAGGCTGAGCAGCGCCGACAGCAGCCCCACGGCGAAGTAGAAGACCACGAAGACGGTCTTCTCGGTGGGCCGGCTCACGAAGCAGTCGACGGTGTGCGGGCAGGGCGGGCCGGCGCACGCGAAGTGCGGGGCCACGCGGAAGCCGTAGAGCAGCGCCTGGCCGCCCAGGAAGGCCAGCTCGGCCAGCAGGCGCAGCGCCACGCTCAGCAGGTAGCAGCGGCGCGCGCGGCGGGCGCGCTGGGCGCAGGGCGCGCAGGGACCCTCCGGCCGCCCGCGGGCACACGCCGCCGCCTCCGCGCCGCCCGCCTCCTTGCTGGCCTGGTGCATGGAGTAGATGACGAACAGCACCGGGGGCGCCGAGAGCAGCAGGATGTGGAAGAGCCAGAAGCGGTAGTGCGAGACCGGGAAGGCGCGGTCGTAGCAGGTCTGGCGACAGCCCGGCTGCAGCGTGTTGCACACGAACTCCTCCTGCTCGTCCTCGAACACGGCGCCGCCCACAGTGGCCAGCACCAGGATGCGGAAGATCAGCATCACCACCAGCCAGAGGCGGCCCACGAGCGGCGACTGCACCTGCACGGCGTCCAGCAGCGAGCCCAGGAACGCCCACTCCCCCATGGCGCTGGGGACGCAGGGCGGGgtcagaggctggggcaggtcaGGGACCCCCGCCCCTTCCACGCCATCGGGGTGGGGGTCAGTTAGACCTCTAACTTCAGGGTGAGTGTAGCAGGTGATTCTCAACTCTGGGTTCCCTTCCCTTTGGGCCGATGCTGCTGGGTGGGGAGGAGCCCCACCCTGACGTAGCCACACGCCACGGCCTGCTGGGTTAGACCCTGTGCACCTCCAGGTTCCAGGGTCTGGAAGGGGTGTCGGGGATCAGCAGGGCCAGCCCCTGACTTGCCTGGTGGAAGCAGAGACCTAGCAGGGTCACATTGCCAAGGATGCTTGCCACGGGCAGAGTGGGGCCTCGAACACGAACCTGGGACTCCAGGCCCAATTTATTTGGTGCAGCTGGGAGCAGTGGGAGTGGCAGACCCAGGGAGACACTCCTCCACCATTTCTCTCACCATTTGTACTGCGGTGAACTCctctcaggttggggggctgacaCAAAGTAGCCCCCACTTCCACAACTCTCTCGGGGTCCTTGTTGGAGGTGTCCCTGCACTCCTACCCCAGTGTGGTGGGAACCCGGGCCCAGGCCTTTGCTCTCCTCCCTGGTGACCTCTGCTTCCAGCCCCCAAATCTCCCGAGAGCCCCCATTGCCCTTCTCTCACAGGTCCCACAGGTCCCACAGGCCCCTTGTGTCCCCAAACCCTCACCCGACCCCACTCACCCTGGGGCTGGAGCTGAGGTGTCACGGCTGAGCGAGGGACCTTGAGAGGTGGCTGGGACCTGCTTCTCCcgctctctctttcattttcccttttggaTTTGGCTCGGATGGATGACAGGACAGGATGGCCAGAGGGGCTCACTCTCCCCCTTCTCTTAAAGGGACAGGGAGACCCTGCTGGCTGGCTCCACCCTTGGGAACAGATGCAGGGCCATACCCCTTGCTGGGCTATGCCACCCCTCCCTTTCCAGCCCTCCCCCAGCGTCCCCATAGCTAAGTCTCCACCTAGAAATGGGGGATGGGTTAACCAGAGCCACATCCTTTATCAAGGGAACCAGGGAGGCCATGGCAGCCGGCCAGACTCCTCCACACTGGGGGGCGTAGATCTGCTATTAACTGTGTCCCCTTGAAGATGGTCTTCACGGATGGAGGGAGGTTCGCTGCTGGCATTTGAGGAGCAGCAAACATCTAACAGCTTCTGGTTCCAGTCTGCCGCTGCtcaccttggacaagtcattcaGCAGTTCTGGGCCGGAGTCTCTTGGCTTGGTATAACTGAGGAGGCTGGGCCAGCTGACCCCACGTTTCCTTCCAGCTCTGTGTCTTCAAGTTGAGGCCTCAACCATGTTACAGGGAACCAAATGTTCTCTGGGATGTCTGGAAGAACTCCCATATGGAAAGACATTAAACTGTCACGAGTGGCTGGCGTTGGTAGTTGAATTAAGTCTGTGGTTTCTTCCTGCTTTT
The Eulemur rufifrons isolate Redbay chromosome 9, OSU_ERuf_1, whole genome shotgun sequence DNA segment above includes these coding regions:
- the GJD3 gene encoding gap junction delta-3 protein — protein: MGEWAFLGSLLDAVQVQSPLVGRLWLVVMLIFRILVLATVGGAVFEDEQEEFVCNTLQPGCRQTCYDRAFPVSHYRFWLFHILLLSAPPVLFVIYSMHQASKEAGGAEAAACARGRPEGPCAPCAQRARRARRCYLLSVALRLLAELAFLGGQALLYGFRVAPHFACAGPPCPHTVDCFVSRPTEKTVFVVFYFAVGLLSALLSLAELGHLLWKGRPRAGERDNGCSRAHEEAQKLLPPPPPGVPSRRPSQDPYAPPAYAHRPPSGDGEGGSGRSKVSLATGRQDLAI